The DNA segment TCTCCGGTAGATACCAGAATATCCGGTGCCGCAACCTGGATCAGTTTAAGGATCCCTGAGAGTCGCGTTTCTCCGATGATCAGGCCGAGATGGACATCTGATATCTGAACGATCCGTATCCTTCCGATTGTCTCCGGGATCTTCGGCGTTCTGATGACGATCCTTTCAGTCCTGATGTTTCTGGCCTCAACATAGCCATAGGCTGAAACAAGCAGTGATACGATCAGAGGCAGATAAAATATAATGCCTGCCGTCGGCTTGAGATTCGCATGATCAGTCCGCAAGACGAGTTCAGCCGACCTGACCAGCAGCCGGTACAAATCAAGCGTCAGCGATGACGAAAAATAAAGAAAGAGTATGCCGAGCCAGGTATAACCAAAAATGGAGAGCATACGGGCGACCTGTTCCAGCCCCTGCTTTTCCGCCTGCCGTATCAGGATCGGTGCAACGAGCATTACAAACATGAAAAAAGCGATCGCCGATCCGGCGGTGATTCCGAAATGAAGTGCGGCACGGGCCCTGAGAAACGCGTACAGGTGCATGCCGCCATAGGCAAGAAAGAACGTGATAAAGAACAGGGACATGATCGGGCGGCTATTTCCTGGAGATCATTCTGTCGATCGAAAATGCACCGCCGCCCGTGACTGCAAGGGCAAGGGCAATGCCGACAACAAGGATATGAAACTCAAAACCTTCACCTTTCTGGCTGCCCATCCAGTTCATAAAAAAACCGTTTTGAAGGTGATTGGCATACGCACAGACCGCCATGGCAAAACCTATGGCAAGAGCAAAGACGCGGGTAAAGAACCCTGAGATCAGACAGAGCGAGCCAAGAAATTCAGTGATCATAAGAAGGATGACCGCAAACAGGGGCAGATGCATTTTTGTAGTGAAGATCTCGATGGTTTTTTCATATCCAGGACCGCCGAACCATCCAAGCACCTTCTGCGCACCATGGGGGAACATAACGACACCGAGCGCAAGCCTCAGAAATATGCCCGCTTTGTTGTTGTCCGTCTTCATCAGGGCCTTGAACATGATTGCCTCCTTATTTTTGCCTGATTTCAGGCGCAGTGTATTCCGTATCTTTATTATATCTCAGTTGACAGGACTTCAGCATTCAGCGACCTTTTCTTCTCCGAGCTTTTTTCTGAGCCGTGTCTTAATCTCCTCACCAGATCCCTTTTCGAGCCACTGCATCATGCCCAGCTTTTTGAAAATATGCGCTGTTTTGGATACATAGTTCATCCTGCTGATGAGAATGGAATCCGTATACCTTCCGATCTTTTCAGCCAGCACCTCAGGGTTCATCGGCAGCATAGGACCGACAAATGCATAGGTCTTAACGCCCCGCTCTTTTAACGTTCTGAGTGTGCTGATGCGGGCCTCGATCGGAGGGGCTCCTGGTTCAAAGATCTTTCGCATCTTCTCATCGTCAGTTGAGATCGTAAGACCAACCTCTATCTCATCGAACCTTTTTATGATATCCAGGTCCCTGAGCACCAACGGAGATTTAGTCAGAATACCGACCGGGAACTGATGAGCCTGCAGAATTTCGAGACACTGCCGGGTCAATCGGTATTTCAGTTCTACCGGCTGATACGCGTCGGTCACAGAACTGACCATCACATGGCCCCTCTTCGCTTTTGAGAGCTGTTTTCTGAGGAGTTCGGCAGCATTTACCTTAACATCCACAAAGCTTCCCCAGGCCTCAGCATGGCCTGTATATTTCTTCATGAAGGTCGCGTAGCAATAGATACAGGCATGGGCACAGCCGACATACGCATTGATGCAATAGTCAGCGCCCGGAATACCCGACTTTGAGAGAATGGACTTGGCCTGTATCTCTCTGATGATAGGGCCCTTACTCATGCAGAAGAAATGTCCTCAGTTCAAGAATGATCGTTAATATCTCTTTTTGTCCCTCTTGACGCTTTTCATGTCGTAGTCTTTTTTTGAAAATTCTTTCTTGGGATACTCTTTTTTGGTGAAATCTCTTTTGAAGGGCTCTTTAGCGGAAAATTCTTTCCGAGCATTCGCCGGTTTGATCTGCACCCGTCTGCCCATGACCATCATGTCGTCAAGGGCATGGATCACCATGTCAGCAAGGTCTGCCGGTACTTCCACAAAGGTAAATGAATCGTGCAGTTCGATCTTGCCGATCCTGCTTCCCGGTATGCGTGCACCGGAGGCAATGGCCTTCACGATCTCGGAGACCGTTATCTTGTCCTTGCGGCCGATCGTCATAAAGAGGCGTGCGACATTGCCGCGCTGCTCAGGAGCTGCTGATTCATTCACGTGCGCAACCTTTGGCTCGCCGTACGCAATACAGAGAGCTGCTGCCGCTATCTCGGCCACACTGCATTCAACAGCCAGCACTTCGATCATTTTAAGGTAGCCTTCATGCTTCTTCTCGCTGATCATTGAGGTAATATCTTTGGCAATGCTCTTTTCTTTTGCCTTAAGCACTTCCTTTGATGTTGGCAGACTCTTTTTGTCGATCGTGGTCTTGGCTGTCCTCTCGATCAGCTTCAGATGCCGGTATTCCCTCGGCGAGACCAGGGTTATGGCAATGCCTGACTTGCCTGCCCTGCCGGTCCGTCCTATTCTATGGATGTAACTTTCTGGATTCTGGGGAATGCTGTAGTTGATAACATGACTGACATTCTTGATATCAAGACCGCGCGCAGCAACATCGGTAGCGACCAGGATATCAAGCTTGCCCTTCTTGAACTTCTCCATCACCTCGTCCCTGTGCGTCTGCGTGAAATCACCATGCAGCGGGCTGGCGCTGTATCCCATCTGCTGCAGCTTCATGGCCACATCATCAACATCTCTTTTCGTATGACAGAAGACGATCGCAAGCTGGGGGTCCTCGACATCGATGAGCCGGGTCAGGGCATTCAGCTTGTCAGCATCCCTCACCTCATAAAAGACCTGTTTGATCTCAGGGACAACAACATCTTTCGGGTTAATCCTGATCTTCTCGGGTGAACGCATGAATTTCTTGGTGATGTTCAGTATCGGCAGCGGCATGGTAGCCGAGAAGAGAAGCGTCTGGCGTTCTGCAGGCGTTGTCTTGAGTATGGTCTCGATATCTTCAATAAAGCCCATGTCGAGCATCTCGTCAGCCTCATCAAGAACTACTATCCTGATGTCAGACAGCGAGAGCGTCTTTCTCTGAATATGATCAATGATCCGGCCCGGCGTGCCGACAACAACATCAACACCTGCTCTCAGCGTCCTGATCTGGTTATCAATGGATTTCCCGCCGTAAACAGGGAATGCATGGATCCTCTTTCCTGCGCCGATCCTGTTCATCTCCTGGGCAACCTGCACGGCAAGTTCACGCGTAGGTTCAAGGATGATCGCAAAAGGCTTCTTGCCTTTCTTCGCCATTTCTACGATAGGGATACCAAAGGCGGCGGTCTTTCCTGTCCCGGTCTGCGCCTGTCCAATAACATCTCCCCCGTTCATGACAATAGGTATTGCGGAAACCTGTATGGGTGTCGGTTCCTCAAAGCCGATCTCCGAAATCGTACGTAACGTCTCCTTGCTGATAGAAAAATCCTCAAATTTCATGATCTGTATCCTTTCTTATATCTATTCTGCAGTGGTTCATAATTTCAGCTTCGCAAATGATACAGGGTTCACACTCAATTCCTGTGCTTTTATCCCAAAATGCAGATGGGGTCCTGTTGATCTTCCTGTTGAACCGACAAAGCCGATGACATCGTTTTTTGAAACGATCTCTCCCAACTTCCTGTTAAAGCCTGACATGTGCATATAAACCGTATAGATCCCCATGCCATGATCAAGCACAAGGGTATTACCGCCAAAGAACAGTTCCTCCGCAAGGACGACCTTTCCGCTGTTCGAGGCCAATACATCTTCCCCTTCTCTGCCTCTGATGTCTATGCCGCCGTGTATGCTCTCCTTCGTCTTATTAATGATCCGCTTAACGCCGTACTGCGTAGAGATCTCATTCCCCAGCGGCAGACTGAAGCTTCCCTGCCAGGCCTTGTCTGTCTGCTGACTCCAGAATGACTTAAGAAGCTTGTCCTCCCTGTCAGCTCGTTCGCTGTCTTCCTGACTCAACGTGACCTTTCCGGGCGGCAGCGTAAGATGTATTGCTGGAAAAACATGGCGCCGTATGATGATCGGCAGGCGCTTCTTCTTTGCACCGACCGTCACCTCTACCCTGCGTCTCCCCGGACCCGCCTTCGAATCCGTTGCTCCGATCGCAATAAAACAGCCTTCTCCGCAGGAGGCAACGGGAAGCGGCCTGCTGCTGAATGATATCTCCGGCAGAGCTACGCCCTTCACGCCTGACACTCTTATCATGAATGCATCACCCGGCAGGATAGCCGATGGTTCTGCCTGGATCTCAAATGCATCTGCAGAAGATATAATAGGGGATATTATCCCTAAGCCCGCGATAAAAAAGAGCAGAAAAAACAGACATCTCATCTCAGCAGGTAAGCGCAAATCCTTCGTAATGACCCTCCTGGTGGCTGTATGCGTAGCTCCGCACCGTCTCCATAAGGCCCTGCATCTCTTCCCGCGTTTCTGCCTTAAATGCACGGTCTTTCAGCTGTCTTACCTCGTGAAGCCCCTTGACGTACCAGGCGAAGAGCTTGCGAAAAAGGATCACACCTCTTTTATCGCCATAGAAGTCACAGCTAAGATGCAGATGACGGAGCATGGTATCTGCCAATTCGTCAAGACCGGGCCGCTCGGGAATCACCCCTTTATTAAGATATGACACGGTGTCCCTGAATATCCATGGATTACCGAGAGATCCCCGGGCAATGGCAACAGCATCGCACCCTGTTTCATCGAACATCTTTTTTATCAGCTGGGGAGAAAGGGCGTCACCGCTAGCGATGACCGGGATCGAAACCGCTTCTTTCACCTGCCTGATGATATTGTAGTCAACTCGTCCGCTGTAACCCTGTTCCCTGGTCCTGCCGTGGAGTGTCAGACCGCTTACGCCTGCATCTTCCGCATAACGGGCAACTTCACAGGCATTCACCGAATTACTGCTCCAGCCGGCCCTGATCTTTACGGTAACAGGCAGATCAGCATGCTTCACCATTGCCGCAAGCAGGGTATGTATCTTTTTCGGATCCTTCAGCAGGCTTGCACCCTTTCCTTTTTTTACTACCTTATCGACCGGACATGCTGCATTAAGGTCGAGGATCTCAAACCCCTGGGGCAGAACCTTGTCCATTGCCAAACAAAGGGATTCAGGCTCATGTCCGAGCAGTTGTGCTCCCAAAGGCCTGTCTTCCCCGCAGGAACTGAGCATACGGCCGGTCTTGCCTGACTGATGGACGATCGAACGGGCTGATATCATCTCGAGGAATGCGAATTCGCATCCGAGGGAACGGGTTATAAGCCGGAACGGAAGGTCTGTTATCCCTGCCATGGGAGCGAGCAGCAGGCGGGACGTGAGCGTTATAGCGCCATTTCTTACCACGTTGTGTATTGTAACCGACAGCCTGCACTTCTGTCGATGCAAAACTACCATGAAACTTTTCTTTAGACACAGAGTTGAAATAATCATAGAGTGTGATACTCTTAAATAAATCATAAGGAGGCACATCATGAACAGGAAATCTTTGGTCTCATTCTTTGTCGTACCACTTCTGCTTATCATGGCAGGAGTCAGCATGGCTGGCGTGAATGTCGATGTGAACATAGGCCTGCCGGTATTTAGGTTTGCAGAGCCGCCTGAGCTGGTCGTAATACCGAACACCTATGTTTATTTCGCTCCCGAAGCAGATTTGGACATCGTTTTTTATCACGGGTACTGGTACCGCCCATACAACGGCTATTGGTACAGAGGCTCAGGTTATAACGGCCCGTGGCATCACATTGGCCGGGACAGAGTACCCCGGCATATCATTAATCTTCCTCCGGATTACCGGCGTGTATACCGTGACAACCCCCGCATTCCCCACCGCCATGTGCACAGCAACTGGAACCGTTGGGAACGGGAAAAATACTGGAACAAAAGAGAGTGGAAACACGAACGGAACGAATGGCAGCAGGAGCGCAGAGAAGACAGACGTGAACACCGGCAGGACATGAGAGAGAGACGGCATGACCGGCGTGAGGATAGACGGGAACATCGGTAGGATCATGTCAGTATCGTAATGCAAGAACTGAAGAGGAGAGTTCGGAGCATGGACTGAACTCTCCTCTTTATCTATTTAATGTTTCACCCTGATGTAGTCCTCTCCTTCGTAGGTCGTCGCGTTGACAGTCCCCGTGACAGTTATCTTCACATTTGTGCCATTCGGCAGGAGATTTATGACTGCGTTCCGATCGAACTTCACCATCTGGTCCGGTATTCCGTCATGGTCATAATTCCCGGTGGCATAAGGCCATGCCTCTGCCGCTGATTGTGATGTGATGGAGAACAATGAAATGATCAAGGCAAAAATAAAATGAAGTTTGGCGCATTTCTTCCTGAAAAGTCTGCTCATTTGACCCCCAGAGAAGTGTGCTCTACCCTGTCTATCTGCTGACTGCAGGGTTGAAAAAAGTGTAGCAGAGATCAAAAAAAAAGAACCAATTATTTTTTGCGTCCTTGTCAACGCAAGGAGTGAAGGGTTATACTTTTTGCATGGGTGAGTATCAGCAATTTCAGCCTTTGACGAAAGAGGACAGGATAACCACGGTCCTTTACAGAACAGGCATATCCCTTTCATCGGTTCTTCTGGCGATAGCAGCGTTTCTTGCCGTCAGAACAGTGCTCTCGCCCGACATTGCTGACCTGCCGCTGATCTATTCCGGATTGGTCGCAAATATCATCATCTTATCGCTCTATTTCAGCATCGGTCTCAGCGTCTTCTTTATCCATCTCTATATCGGGAAATTCCACCGCATCCTGAAGAAAATATACTACCTCGCGATACTCTGCCTGGTGCTCATGTTTGTCATGGGAAAAGGAAGTCCGGCCTCAATACCCCCTGCGGGGGCACTCCTCCTGATCCCGCTGTCACTCTGTTTGGGGTTTATCACTGCGAAAGAGGCCTTCTGCTTTAAACTCCTCGAAGGGTATCTGCTCGGCATGATCATGCCGGCCTATCTCTTTTTATACGGCATGGGACTGTTGGACCGAAAGAGTGCAGCCTTCGGCCTTGCCCTCATCGCCGCGATGCTCGTTCTCTTTGTGTCCAGGAAGGTTTTTATGCCGCTGCACTGCGATATCGGCGACAAATCAGCATACCAACCCTAACTCCTTCGTAAAAAATCCGTATGCTGTGTTGCGCTTCAACGTCAGTCACTGCAAGCACTATCGGAAGTATTTTGCGCCCAGTTTCTCCAGGTAAGCAGCAGAGATCAGATATCTGCCGTTTTCCATTCTGCCCTCAAGCCTGATCGGATAGCAGCTGCCAAACCCCTTCTCTATCACTGATATCGGGTAGCGCTCATCACAGGCCCTGCATATGACTGAACCGCTGTCAAAGCTGAAGCCTTTTTTTTGGGGATAGCATTTAGTGCATGCATCAAGGAACGAGATCACTCTGTCATCCACCTTCACGATAAAGAAATGGATGTTCATTTCCTTTTGAGAATAAGAAAAGTATTGCGGAATTCCCGCCTGCAGAGAACTGATCGCAATGGATATATTCTGGCCGCTCCGCGGCGCTTCAGGATAGGCCGATTGCCTGGAACAGGCAGCCAGGATGATCAGCAGAAGAGGCATCCAAGCATAAGCCTTTCGGCAGCATCGGCCGAATGCCCTCTCTCCTGATTGCCGAACAGACAGATTAATGCTTATGCTCCTGCATGTTATGCGGCATCTTTTTCGCCTTTCTTCTGTCCCTGATCATCTTCGTGTCAGTGTACATATCCTCGTATGCAGCCTTCATGGCTGTCTCGAAGTCCGCAAGAACACCGCCATTGGTCTTTACAAACCCCTCTGCATCTTCCCTCTTTGCGAATGCCCATTTACCTCTCTTTGACATGACGCCGGGCTTGCTGCCACCAATCACCCAGAAGGCCTTTTCGGCATCGATCAGTTCCTTTGAATTCAGGTCCCCCGCCCTGATCGATTTAGCAGACTTGTCAATATTGTTTGCGAGATCAACAGCAGCACAATGGATGCTGCAGACAGCCACAGATGAACCGTCATCATACTCGATCAGCATACGGGAAAAATCAAAGCTGCCCCGGTCCATACCGCAATACTTGCATGATTTGTGCAGATGAATATCTTCTTTGACCTGGGCTTGCACATTCACAATGAAAATGAATAATGCAGCAATTTGAAAAAACACTATCAATGCCCGTTTCATAAATCACCCCTGTTCTCTTTGATTTTATTACAGGGGCAGGACAATGCCTGCCCCCTTGTAATTAACCATAGTTACATCCAAAAGACCAGTTTTTAGCCAATTACTTTTTTGCCATCGGCGGCGTCGGTATGTTCGCGCCGTGGCACTCACCGCAGTTCTGCTGGCCCGTAATACCAAAATTGCTTGCCGGCTTCCAGTTTGACTTTTGCTTGTATGTTCCGTCCTTCCAGGCATTCAGGTCCTTCACCAGACTATAAGCCACACTTGCCGCTACACGGGCGCAACGGTCTTTCCTCTCGGGACTGCCAAGGGCAAAACCTGATTTCTTCATCCACTTGCCGACCGAAATATGGCAGAGCGGAGAGTTGCTTGTGGTCTGAACAATAGCTGTCTTGACCCTCGGTTCTTTCGGCGTGAAGGTGGGCAGAGCAGTCTCAGAATACCACTGCAGTGCGTCTGCTCCAATGGCAGCACCATTTTCGCACTCAGGCCCTGCGATCCTGGGACCGATGATCATGTTGCTCACGATATTTGCTCCCGCATTCGAGCCGCATACGGTTCCCCATCCGACCATGCCGCCTTCCAGAAAGACGTACGCGTCAATCGGGAAAGACTTATATGGCTCGCCGATCTTATCTCTCAGCTGGCTGAAGACACTGCTGATCACTGCAGCACCGCAGAATACCCGGTACCATTCGTTATACGCCAGCTCAGCTGTCTTTTCGGGATCGAGCTTTTCGTATGGCCATGGCCACTTCTCTGTTGATCCGCCCTTCGCCTCTGCTTTTGAAAACATTCCCAATCCACTGGCAGTCAGTGCAGCAATGCCGGCAACACCTGCTGCGCCCTTGATAAGACCCCTTCTGGACATCTTTTCATCCAACATTTTCCCCGAATCCATGATCCATACCTCCCTTAATAGGGTTTGAATTTCTGCTTCGCATGAAGCAGTTAAGCACAGTATTTATTAGGTCAACACCATACAGTTAGTTTGAAAAAAATGGCTCCGCTCAGGGATTATTTTGGGATAATTTCCGAAGCGGAGCCGAGTTTAACGGGGAGAAAAGCCTGAAGAAGGGCTTTTCTCATACAGGGGGACCTGTATCTCTGAAAATAAAACTGTTCGGTGGCTTTGGAAAATTGGTTAGGCTTGTGGAGGACGTTCTTGTGTAAAAACGATAATCGCAGGTTTGTGTGAAGGATCCATTAAGGGCATATAACCGACAAATGCGAGGGGCAGCAGTTTGCAAGGGCATTCCTGTATGGCAGGACTGTCCGCGTTCATTGACATGAAAGAACCGGACGAACTGCAGACATCAAGGGTAACAAGAAATGAACCGCTTTCAGAAGGCGAAGCAATGATGGTAAGCGGCGAGATCAGCGCAGACAAAAGAACCATCAGCAGGATGACAGCAGCCTTCTTCATGCCGGTTATTTTGCCATTGATTCATGACACAGTCAACATCAAGTTACAATTACAAAGAAACATTGCAAAAAAAGAGGCAGAGAAAACATCCCTGCCTCTTTTTTCTTTCTCTGAAATAAATGATCTATTAATCGTTAAAGGTAGGCCTTGGATAAAGTCCGGCAGCCTTGACGATCGGCTCCATGGCGGTTTCCCATTCGATGGCCTGTATATGGACACCTTTGACGCCAGGGATCTCAAGGGCCTGCTGAACGAGTTCAATTGTGATCTTGATGCCTTCCTGCTCCTGCAGTTCCTTCATCTTCTTCTTGTCGTCCCCTGCAGCCTCTTTCGCCTTCATCATGCGGTCTATCAACGGCTTCGGCACGGTAACTCCCGCAACTGATGCGTCCATATATTTAAGCATCATTGCGCTCTTCGGCACGATGATACCGGCAAGGATTGCGGTCCGCTCATGAAGACCAAGGTTCCTCGCCTTTTCCATCTGGGATTTGAAGGTCTCCATATCATAAATACCCTGTGTCTGAATAAAGTCAGCGCCAGCATCAACCTTCTTCTTAAGATTATACGGACGGAAGTCCATCGGGTCGCCCATTGGCGTCCATGAGGCGCCGATAAAAAACTTCGGCGCAACTTCGAGTTTGTCCCCGCCCTGCTGCAGCCCTTCGTCGCGCATCTTCTTCATAATGCCGACAAGCTGGCAGGT comes from the Nitrospirota bacterium genome and includes:
- a CDS encoding radical SAM protein gives rise to the protein MSKGPIIREIQAKSILSKSGIPGADYCINAYVGCAHACIYCYATFMKKYTGHAEAWGSFVDVKVNAAELLRKQLSKAKRGHVMVSSVTDAYQPVELKYRLTRQCLEILQAHQFPVGILTKSPLVLRDLDIIKRFDEIEVGLTISTDDEKMRKIFEPGAPPIEARISTLRTLKERGVKTYAFVGPMLPMNPEVLAEKIGRYTDSILISRMNYVSKTAHIFKKLGMMQWLEKGSGEEIKTRLRKKLGEEKVAEC
- a CDS encoding DUF2318 domain-containing protein: MPLLLIILAACSRQSAYPEAPRSGQNISIAISSLQAGIPQYFSYSQKEMNIHFFIVKVDDRVISFLDACTKCYPQKKGFSFDSGSVICRACDERYPISVIEKGFGSCYPIRLEGRMENGRYLISAAYLEKLGAKYFR
- a CDS encoding methylenetetrahydrofolate reductase, giving the protein MKSGSNLEKVIASGKPAVTAELGPPMSADPHEVIKKAGILKGFCDAANITDCQTAVVRISSIAAAYIAQQQGLEPVMQMTCRDRNRIAMQADLLGAAALGLKNCLCIAGDHQKFSAAGRLKGHPGAKNVYDVDTCQLVGIMKKMRDEGLQQGGDKLEVAPKFFIGASWTPMGDPMDFRPYNLKKKVDAGADFIQTQGIYDMETFKSQMEKARNLGLHERTAILAGIIVPKSAMMLKYMDASVAGVTVPKPLIDRMMKAKEAAGDDKKKMKELQEQEGIKITIELVQQALEIPGVKGVHIQAIEWETAMEPIVKAAGLYPRPTFND
- a CDS encoding DEAD/DEAH box helicase produces the protein MKFEDFSISKETLRTISEIGFEEPTPIQVSAIPIVMNGGDVIGQAQTGTGKTAAFGIPIVEMAKKGKKPFAIILEPTRELAVQVAQEMNRIGAGKRIHAFPVYGGKSIDNQIRTLRAGVDVVVGTPGRIIDHIQRKTLSLSDIRIVVLDEADEMLDMGFIEDIETILKTTPAERQTLLFSATMPLPILNITKKFMRSPEKIRINPKDVVVPEIKQVFYEVRDADKLNALTRLIDVEDPQLAIVFCHTKRDVDDVAMKLQQMGYSASPLHGDFTQTHRDEVMEKFKKGKLDILVATDVAARGLDIKNVSHVINYSIPQNPESYIHRIGRTGRAGKSGIAITLVSPREYRHLKLIERTAKTTIDKKSLPTSKEVLKAKEKSIAKDITSMISEKKHEGYLKMIEVLAVECSVAEIAAAALCIAYGEPKVAHVNESAAPEQRGNVARLFMTIGRKDKITVSEIVKAIASGARIPGSRIGKIELHDSFTFVEVPADLADMVIHALDDMMVMGRRVQIKPANARKEFSAKEPFKRDFTKKEYPKKEFSKKDYDMKSVKRDKKRY
- the dusB gene encoding tRNA dihydrouridine synthase DusB — encoded protein: MVVLHRQKCRLSVTIHNVVRNGAITLTSRLLLAPMAGITDLPFRLITRSLGCEFAFLEMISARSIVHQSGKTGRMLSSCGEDRPLGAQLLGHEPESLCLAMDKVLPQGFEILDLNAACPVDKVVKKGKGASLLKDPKKIHTLLAAMVKHADLPVTVKIRAGWSSNSVNACEVARYAEDAGVSGLTLHGRTREQGYSGRVDYNIIRQVKEAVSIPVIASGDALSPQLIKKMFDETGCDAVAIARGSLGNPWIFRDTVSYLNKGVIPERPGLDELADTMLRHLHLSCDFYGDKRGVILFRKLFAWYVKGLHEVRQLKDRAFKAETREEMQGLMETVRSYAYSHQEGHYEGFALTC
- a CDS encoding DoxX family protein: MFKALMKTDNNKAGIFLRLALGVVMFPHGAQKVLGWFGGPGYEKTIEIFTTKMHLPLFAVILLMITEFLGSLCLISGFFTRVFALAIGFAMAVCAYANHLQNGFFMNWMGSQKGEGFEFHILVVGIALALAVTGGGAFSIDRMISRK
- a CDS encoding C-GCAxxG-C-C family protein; this translates as MLDEKMSRRGLIKGAAGVAGIAALTASGLGMFSKAEAKGGSTEKWPWPYEKLDPEKTAELAYNEWYRVFCGAAVISSVFSQLRDKIGEPYKSFPIDAYVFLEGGMVGWGTVCGSNAGANIVSNMIIGPRIAGPECENGAAIGADALQWYSETALPTFTPKEPRVKTAIVQTTSNSPLCHISVGKWMKKSGFALGSPERKDRCARVAASVAYSLVKDLNAWKDGTYKQKSNWKPASNFGITGQQNCGECHGANIPTPPMAKK
- a CDS encoding M23 family metallopeptidase, whose protein sequence is MIRVSGVKGVALPEISFSSRPLPVASCGEGCFIAIGATDSKAGPGRRRVEVTVGAKKKRLPIIIRRHVFPAIHLTLPPGKVTLSQEDSERADREDKLLKSFWSQQTDKAWQGSFSLPLGNEISTQYGVKRIINKTKESIHGGIDIRGREGEDVLASNSGKVVLAEELFFGGNTLVLDHGMGIYTVYMHMSGFNRKLGEIVSKNDVIGFVGSTGRSTGPHLHFGIKAQELSVNPVSFAKLKL
- a CDS encoding metallophosphoesterase; protein product: MSLFFITFFLAYGGMHLYAFLRARAALHFGITAGSAIAFFMFVMLVAPILIRQAEKQGLEQVARMLSIFGYTWLGILFLYFSSSLTLDLYRLLVRSAELVLRTDHANLKPTAGIIFYLPLIVSLLVSAYGYVEARNIRTERIVIRTPKIPETIGRIRIVQISDVHLGLIIGETRLSGILKLIQVAAPDILVSTGDLVDGQINGMSGLAEMLNSINPPYGKYAITGNHEFYAGLEQALAFTRKAGFRVLRNEAVDIRGVLSIAGVDDRTVRPRAVISDGAEKEMLEQLPCERFTLFLKHRPTVNKDSAGLFDLQLSGHVHRGQIFPFSILTRLYYPVHAGFAGLDSGSRLYVSRGTGTWGPPIRFLSPPEVTIIDLVPDPE
- a CDS encoding nitrous oxide reductase accessory protein NosL, with product MKRALIVFFQIAALFIFIVNVQAQVKEDIHLHKSCKYCGMDRGSFDFSRMLIEYDDGSSVAVCSIHCAAVDLANNIDKSAKSIRAGDLNSKELIDAEKAFWVIGGSKPGVMSKRGKWAFAKREDAEGFVKTNGGVLADFETAMKAAYEDMYTDTKMIRDRRKAKKMPHNMQEHKH